GCAACAGTAATTTCCCTGATAACCTTTGTAAATATCTTCCCCCTCTTTGCATCAATTGCCGCTTTTTTGTGTTTTGTGGTTGCCCATTTTGAGTGTCCTGACATAGATACCTCCCTTAATATTAAGTAAATCAAAAATTAGAAATAAAATATCAAAAATACTAAAAAATATGCCATTTTCTTCATATTTGATTTTTGATTTTTAATATTTTATTTTTTCGTTACATCTATTTCTTTTGGTTCAAAGTCTGAGACCTCGATCCCTTTTACCTTTATCTTATCTCCTTCTTTTGCAGTTATAACCCTCAGTTTAAGATTTAAGGCAACATTAAAAATACCTTCCATAATTGTGTCAGCAAATTTAGATGCCTCGGGTACAGGCTTACTGAGGTCAAGTTTTTCTTCCTGACCTCCATAAGGTGTTTCTCCTGATCTTTGGAATAATCCCTTTAATCGCGAGTCATCCTGAACCCAGCTTCTTAAATCCTCTCCCTTTTCCACTTTGTCAATTGTTCGCTCTATCTCTGCAAGTGGAGATATTGAGGGCCTTGGTATTGGTGCTTCTTGCACCGGCACCGGCGGCATCCTTTTCCGCGGCTTCCCGGTTTCTATCATCTCTTTTAGATCAGCAAGGACAAACTTGCTGACTGCAGTAAGCGTCTCAAGTACACCCTCACCATTTGAGGCAGATGCAGTAAAAAAAGGTACATTTCTATGGTTTAATTCCCTGTTAAGCACATCCGGACTATGGATATCAGGCAGATCTTTTTTATTGTACTGAATCACGAACGGGAAATCGTCTAAATTAATCCCCTGCTCTGCAAGGTTTTTTCTCAGGTTAGCAATTGACTCCAGATTGGCATCCATTGATTCCCTCTGAGAATCAGCAACAAACACAACCCCGTCAGCCCCTTTTAACACAAGCTTCCTCGTTGCATTGTAATATACCTGACCGGGGACAGTATAGAGATGAAACCTCATCTTGTATCCCCTTATCTCTCCTGCCTCCAATGGAAAAAAATCAAAGAAGAGTGTCCTGTCACCCTGCGTTGGGAGTGTAATCAGCTTTCCTTTTTTTTCCGGATTTATCTTTTCAAAGATACTTTTAATATTCGTAGTCTTACCGGAGAGTGCAGGGCCGTAATACACAATCTTTGCATTTATTTCTTTTGAGTTGTAGTTAATGAGTGCCATAAGCCCATAATGTTTTAACAGAAAGTATGTAGGGGTGTCAACCTGCCCGGCGGGATAAAATGGCTTTAACAAGTGATGTTACAGTACAATTCACAGGGGTAGGAATATTATATGCTTCTCCCTCCCTGCAAACCAATCCATTGAAGTAGTCTATTTCTGTTGGTTTTCCCTTTACAAAGTCTTCATACATGGAGGTATGGTATTCTCTCAGATTTTGTGTAACCTTTATATGCTCATCCAATAAACCTTCGTCTATTATTATCCCCTTTTTCTCTGCTACAGCCCTGATTTCTGTGAATATTTTTCGGGCTGTGTCAATGGCATCTTTTGAATCTAGTATGTAACTTATCTTTCCATTCAGAATAACTGAGAGGGGATTAAATACTGCATTCCAGCACAGCTTCTGCCATTTACCCTTGTAAATATCACGGGAGAGCTTAGCCGGTACTCCTGCATCCTTAAACATCTTTACTATAGTTTGGACAAGTTCACTCTCTTTTCCATCAAGCTCGCCTATACTTAATGAACCTGCCCCTTCGTGTACAACAACTCCCGTCTCTTCCAGTCTTGCACCTATAAAGGCAATGCCCCCGAGCACCTTTGAGTCCGGTATATGCCTTAATATCTCCTCTTCGCTGTCTACCCCGTTTTGAAGGGGGAGGATCACTGTGCTCTTATTTACAAGGGGCTGTAGGATATTCAGCACCTTCTCAGTATCATTCCGCTTTACTGCTATGATTATGAGGTCACAGGGCATTAGGTTTTTGGGCTTTATAGATACCTCCGGACGGAATGTCCACACCTCGCCTTTGCTTTTAACTGTTATCCCATTTTCATGGATTACCGCATAGCTTCGCGGCGTTACAAGGTAAGAAACCTTATGACCGGCCCTATGGAGCATTGCCCCATAGTAGCCGCCAACGGCGCCTGCCCCTGCGATTAAGATATTCATCCGAAAATCCCCTCCGGCGGGGTAAGAAAACCCCGCCTATCCATATCTATGAGGATAGGCGGGACATTCTTGTCCCGCTGATTTTCATGTCCCTTTGTGAACCCTGGTTCATGTGAGTTCAACCAAAAATCTCCATAGCTCACCCCCACCCTAACCCCCCCCACCCTCAAGGGGGAGGGAATTTTCGCTTCCCTATATTGCTTTTCTTAATCTTAGCCTTATCTTACTTCTTGCTTCTAACCTCTTGCTCCTTACTTCTCTCTACAGCCTGCTCCTTTTACTTCTCCTCAACCCCATAGATAAACGAAACAAGCATCTGACTCAGTCCTCCGGAGATTTCTTTCTGGAGTGCCCTGACTGACTTTGCCTCTGCCTCTTTGAAGTTCAGGTGGCCTTCCCTGCCGTTGCGGGTAAAACTTCCAAAGACCTTTTCGCTTTTCTGGTTCACGAGGTCAACAGTAATATTCCATCTTACAAATTTCCACTGAGGAAGGTCAGCGTTTTCAAACTCAATATTACTCTTAACAAGTATATCTAATTTTGCAGGGTCACCCTTTTCCTCAACTGAGAAGCCTTCTTTAGTCAGTCCTTCAATAATAGAAGACCTTATGTCTGAACGGTGAGGCCCGTCTACCTGAACACCTATGTGTATCTGTTTGGTTAAGAGGTCCTGTATCTTTTGTTTTATACTTACAAGGCTGACAGGAGGGTCAATACCTTTTCCTGCAGTACTTATAATCCTAAGGTCTGTATTATATACCTCTCTGTTTAGAAAGGTCTTCATGGCATTGCGGAGTGCACGCACCCTTTCAATCTTATCATCCGACTCAGATGCCTGTTTCTGTAATTCCAAAATGTCTTTGTCTGCTGCAGCAATCTTCTCTTTAAGTGATTCCATAGCATGCTGACGTTCCATAACCGCGAGGGCATAAGTAAGCTTTTCAGATTCACTTACATATATATCAGCGACTGTAACATCCTCAAGGACTTTATTCGTGGCAACGGATGTGAGTTGATCAATCTTAATATCACGGGTACTCTGACTCTTTCCCTTAACATCAGTCTGTACATACTTCTCCCACTCACTTGTCTTTGACTGGATGTCCGCCTGAAATATCCTTGATAGGGCAGCATAAGCCGCATCTTCAGCAGCCTTGCGTGTATCTCCAAAACCGACTCCAATAAGATACATGTCATCAGGATATTTCCTGCTCTTCCCTTCTAACCAGTCGGGCTTTGAGGCAGAAAAAGCGGGAGAGAAATTTAAAAAGGGGACAATGCATGATATTAATATGAGAAATATTATTTTAGTTCTGAAAAGTTTCATCCGAAAATCTCCATAGCTCACCCTCCCCCTAACCCCCTCCCGTCAAGGGAGGGGGAATCTTCGGCAATCTTTCATATCTCCCCTCCCCTTGCTGGAGGGGACTAAGGGGAGGTGGCCTCATTTTCATCATCCTTTTATTATTCTTACTTCTTACTTCTTTCTTCAGCTCAACCCTTCCTACTTCTTCTTTTCTTCCGCCTCAAGTCTGTCAAATGACTTCTCTGCATTCTTTCTTACGAAATCCCTTACTGCTGAGTTAAGTTCTTTTGCCTTATCAAGGCTGTTTTTGAATGCATCAAGGTCAAGTTTTACAAGGGAATATACTGTCCCGTCTGACGGGTCTGTCCAGTGATCTATAACCATTACACCACTCAATGTTGTAGCAGAGAATGTCTTGACTGCCTGCTCTATATGCTGTTCTTCAGAGGTTGCTGACTGTGCATTTACCTCAGCGCCGCCTGTTGTGGATGCCATGTAATCCCGCATAAGTGACGCTGTATAGGTCTCAAATATCTTGGCAATTTCAGCCCTTGCCCTGTTCTCAGATGCAGTCTTTGCCAGTGACTTATTTTTTACACCGCTGACAGAACCGACACCATAGAATACCTTTACCCCATTGTCATTAAATGCCGCACTCCCTTTTGTTACCCATGCAGGCGCCTGAGCCGCGGGCGGAACCTTAGGAGCGCATCCGACCACCAGTCCTAATCCAAGAATAACAACAAGTAAACTGTAAGATACTAAGAAATTAAGTCTTTTCATGTTAAACCCTCCTTGTAAGTTATCATTTACTGAATTGGATAATTAACACCAAATGTCAGACCGCTAAAGGTATCATTTGCAGCTCCTGCTGTATCATATTCATAATTCTGATATTTTAATCCTACTAATAAACTAAGAGGCATGTTCTCAAGTGTATAAGCCCCTCCGAACTCAACAGCAGGGCCTGTAACTTTGCTTGTATCCTTGTTTCCTGAAGAGTCTTTAAATTCGGAATTAAGGAATACGTAGCTCAGATTCCCAAATAGCACCCATCTTGACCCCTCGATCGGATAATGTCCCGTAACACCAAGAACAGGTCCGTTTCTTGTTTCTTTTGATGTATCACCACATACACCCAAAACACAAGGATCAAGTTTCATTTTGTATTTAAGATCCATTAGTTTATATCCAAGGAAAGCGGCGACATTAGGGTGAAAATAGTAGCCTGCAGAAATGTCCATGTCAGTTCTATCTGCATCAAGGTTTATATCAGTGGCGGCAACTGATACTGCTGGAAATGAAAAAGTCCCAAATAGATAACTTGCACCTGCAAAATATTTATCATACTGTACGTTTACACTTGGTCCTAACATTAAACCATAATCTGATGAAAAATCTTTATTTCCACTGCCTGTATCCAGTTTTGTATCCCACGTTGCAGCCCATGTCTTCAGTCCCACACTGACATGAGGTTGTTCAGCCATTGCCATGTTTGAAAAGGCAAAGACCATCGCAATTGTAATAATGAGTATGAGTTTTTTCATAGCAATCTCCTTTCAGGAAAATAATAATATGTTGTTGTAAACAAAGACTTCTGTATCACCTCACTTTCTGCAAAATTCTTCACCATAGAAACCCCACCCTCACCCTAACCCTCTCCCTGAGACCGTAGCGTCGGGGTTCATCCCCGACGTCTATGGCTCATCTATACGTAGATCTCCATGTTACTCCTGAGACGTTGGGGGTAAACCCCAACGCTACGAAAACCATGGTACAGGGCGCTAATTTATAACCTCATACTTCTTACGTCTTTACTATTCACCATTCACTAATCACTGTCTTTAAAAACTCGGCGGCGGCAGTACCGGTTTCTTTATCTCATCCGGTGAAGAAGGGGAGGCTGGGGGATACGGATATGATTCCTTTGGCTTTTCTGATGATGAGCCGGTCTGTTTTGTAGTCCCTGCCCCTGTTAATATCAGAACCATATCACCCACCTGAAGATTTTCAGATTCTTCAACAACTTTGGCCTTTGAAATCTGCTCTCCTATAACCTCTTCTACACGAAGGGTTGCCACTCTGGTTATTGCCCTGCCTAATTCCTTACCTGTAGACGGATCCTTAAATGTCTCTCCAAACCTTTGGACCTTAAGCATTGACCCTTTATCAATCTTGTCCATGCTCCCAAGACTAACTACTACATCGTCTACTTCAACTTTAATCACCTTTCCCCGTACAGGAATTAACTCTGCTGTCCTTTTTGCAAGTGACTTGATTCCATTATGAATCTCATCCTCACTTGAGACCTCAACTGTTTCAGCGGCCTTTAGTTTCCCTTCTTCTACATCCACAAGCCTCAGATTTATAATATACTTTCTGCCGAGCCGGTTCATGCTCCCCATTGCCATTAACTGAACTGATAATATCCTTCCAAGATTAACCAGCTCTTCCTCTGCTACTGCGCCGCTTAATTGAAACTTTTGTTCCTTGAGTACCTTCTCCATCTGCTTACGTTCCATCACATGAAAATACCCGCCCCTGAATAACTCCGTCCTGAGCAGGTCTGTTGCACTCTGTGCCACGTTTTCAGGGACACCATAAGCCTCAAAGTCATACACAGCCACCTTGAGTTTTTCACCGGCATACGCAGAGCGGCCTGATAGGAGGAAGAAGCTTATCCCTAATAATATTAGGGCAAGGTATGCGATGCTATTACTTTGTTTAAATAAGTTTTGTTTTTTATGATTCATCCGCAAGTCTCCATAGCTCACCCTCCCCCTAACCCCCTCCCGTCAAGGGAGGGGGAATAAATTATAGAACCCTCTCCCTGAGGGAGAGGGAATTTTAGTTGTTCTTTCTTCTTCCTGTCTTACTTCTTGCTTCTGAATTCTTGAATCTGTTAACTGTTCACTATTCACTTGTCTTTAATAATATCCGCTCTCATAAACCCGCTGCCGTCTACTGGTTTTGCGATTGACAGCCTCTTGTCTTTTACCTCTGTAATCTGAATCTTCCCTATCTTCTCTGTTTGAGAGCCGAGGCTTTCACCGGTGTCAGGGTCAACAAGTTCTTCGCCTGCACGGTATACTATGAAAGTATCTCCGGCCTTTCTACCGTCATCACTGCCTGTGTTAATGAATATCTGACTGCCGCTGACCTTTACTACTGAACCCTGCCACGGGACATTCTCCATTGCACTGCTTATCTTTTCAATTGCCTGCTCAATTGCCTTACGGGAAGCCTTTCCTATGACTGTCTCGTCAAAACCCTCTTTGCCGAATTCAACGCTCGGTGCTATTGAGAGGTCAATATCAACACCATGACTTGACTCTTCACCCTCTGCCTTTTCTGCAACCATTATCTGACCTGTTGACGTATCAACAAATCTTATATCTAATGCCACACGTGCTGTATTTGTCTTCATACCTGCACCGCCGCCGAATGGAAGAACCCTTCCAAGTGAGCCGACACCCAGCTTTGATTCTTTTACACCGAACTCTGTTATACCGCCGGTCACTATCATGCCTACTCCTATGAGTTTCCCAACCTTTGCGGCTGTATCAGGATTAACAGCACCGGATAATCCAAATGACTGTTCATTCATTATCTTATTAATCTGCTCACGCTCTATCACGATAAAACGATTGGTCTTGACAAGGGCGGTGACAAGGCTATCAGACATACCGCGTCCTACATCATGCCACCCGGCATGCTGATTACTGCTTTTATCCTCAAAATCCATTACAGCTATACGCTTTTTCGGACCTTTATACTCCTTGTCTTTGGCATAAGATACAGTTGAAACAAGCACAAGAGATATTACAAAAACTATCGCTATGAGATTTCTTGCTTGAATAGTAGTCCGCATAGTTTCCCCCTATATGTTTTTTACCAAGTCTCTTACTTCTTACCTCTTGCTTCTAACTTCTGTTCACTATTCACTCTTCATCCGAAAATCAACCCCATCCCCACCCTAACCCTCCCCTTGAAGGGGAGGGAATCAACATAGCCCCCTCTCCCTCAGGGAGAGGGTCAGGGGGAGGGTGGGGTTTTCATTGTCCTTTGTGAGCAACCCGATCATGGGAGTTCACTTGTCTTTTAATGGTGTTCTTCGTGCTGAAGTTCTTTGTAACTATCCTCAGCATGTGATTTAACCTTATCCGTATCCGTCTTCTGCTGAGGTTGTGTAGCACATCCATTGGCAAGACAAAATACACCTAATAATACAATTAAAATTGCCTTTGTAATGATTTTTTTCATAAAGGTTTTACCTTTCGATAAATTGTGAATAG
This region of Nitrospirota bacterium genomic DNA includes:
- a CDS encoding ketopantoate reductase family protein, whose amino-acid sequence is MNILIAGAGAVGGYYGAMLHRAGHKVSYLVTPRSYAVIHENGITVKSKGEVWTFRPEVSIKPKNLMPCDLIIIAVKRNDTEKVLNILQPLVNKSTVILPLQNGVDSEEEILRHIPDSKVLGGIAFIGARLEETGVVVHEGAGSLSIGELDGKESELVQTIVKMFKDAGVPAKLSRDIYKGKWQKLCWNAVFNPLSVILNGKISYILDSKDAIDTARKIFTEIRAVAEKKGIIIDEGLLDEHIKVTQNLREYHTSMYEDFVKGKPTEIDYFNGLVCREGEAYNIPTPVNCTVTSLVKAILSRRAG
- a CDS encoding LPP20 family lipoprotein; its protein translation is MSYGDFRMKLFRTKIIFLILISCIVPFLNFSPAFSASKPDWLEGKSRKYPDDMYLIGVGFGDTRKAAEDAAYAALSRIFQADIQSKTSEWEKYVQTDVKGKSQSTRDIKIDQLTSVATNKVLEDVTVADIYVSESEKLTYALAVMERQHAMESLKEKIAAADKDILELQKQASESDDKIERVRALRNAMKTFLNREVYNTDLRIISTAGKGIDPPVSLVSIKQKIQDLLTKQIHIGVQVDGPHRSDIRSSIIEGLTKEGFSVEEKGDPAKLDILVKSNIEFENADLPQWKFVRWNITVDLVNQKSEKVFGSFTRNGREGHLNFKEAEAKSVRALQKEISGGLSQMLVSFIYGVEEK
- a CDS encoding LPP20 family lipoprotein; this encodes MKRLNFLVSYSLLVVILGLGLVVGCAPKVPPAAQAPAWVTKGSAAFNDNGVKVFYGVGSVSGVKNKSLAKTASENRARAEIAKIFETYTASLMRDYMASTTGGAEVNAQSATSEEQHIEQAVKTFSATTLSGVMVIDHWTDPSDGTVYSLVKLDLDAFKNSLDKAKELNSAVRDFVRKNAEKSFDRLEAEEKKK